From one Methanocalculus alkaliphilus genomic stretch:
- a CDS encoding PKD domain-containing protein, with translation MTSLGFGGRSIDLIIVDTDADVLVFGKTIAGGGWIPDPSEVPVANFTANTTSGYPPLTVQFIDQSTGLPTAWSWSFGDGNISALQNPMHTFSSPGSFTVTLTASNPNGSSIKTKENFIIVINPVDPLPVANFVANATEGEIPLIIQFTDTSTGTPDAWDWDFGDGTTSVEQHPIHTYTTAGYYNVTLTVANAAGNDSITKTNFIHAKGFVDFVIDENVFVYGNVLSFSGNSVTGPGATVVITGGFTTADINQGAAVAVSTIYFDGDVNLLSGSAGLGSSTQPGNIYVNGNMNLNGGSRNIYGDVYVKGDASIRGVILHGTFYIDGNLILGETGVNDFIFSENTRLYYTGTLVHHFNEPYPPEVQYILDRCIQDSSVPGFDMPDQDIPSTKSADWYAARGYVSESPLISNMKIYAPSYTGAVSWWPNPPPYENVIIIAHSGDITITGDDNVIKGVFFAPNGRVTFNGAILEGVVIARDGFYVTSGGTQVTFKNLDQYIGDPNDYPF, from the coding sequence ATGACCTCCCTTGGATTCGGGGGGCGGTCAATAGATCTTATAATCGTTGATACCGATGCTGATGTTCTGGTGTTTGGAAAGACAATCGCCGGAGGAGGATGGATTCCGGATCCCTCTGAGGTGCCGGTAGCAAACTTCACAGCCAACACCACATCAGGATATCCCCCACTTACTGTACAGTTCATCGACCAATCCACCGGGCTGCCAACGGCGTGGAGCTGGAGCTTCGGTGACGGGAATATATCTGCCCTACAAAACCCGATGCATACATTCAGTAGTCCCGGTTCCTTCACCGTCACCCTGACGGCATCAAACCCGAATGGGAGTAGTATTAAAACAAAAGAGAATTTCATCATCGTTATAAACCCGGTTGATCCACTCCCGGTAGCTAACTTTGTTGCAAACGCTACCGAAGGAGAGATCCCATTAATCATCCAGTTTACCGATACCTCCACAGGCACACCTGATGCATGGGATTGGGACTTTGGAGACGGAACAACATCGGTTGAACAACATCCGATCCATACTTACACCACGGCCGGGTATTATAATGTTACACTGACGGTGGCAAATGCAGCAGGGAATGATTCAATTACAAAGACCAATTTCATACACGCAAAGGGTTTTGTCGATTTCGTCATCGATGAGAACGTCTTTGTGTATGGGAATGTGCTCAGTTTCAGTGGGAATAGTGTCACCGGACCTGGAGCCACGGTGGTGATCACCGGTGGGTTCACAACTGCTGATATTAATCAGGGAGCCGCGGTAGCAGTTTCAACCATATACTTTGATGGAGACGTGAATCTTCTATCTGGGAGTGCGGGACTTGGATCATCTACTCAGCCAGGTAATATCTATGTAAACGGAAACATGAACCTTAATGGAGGGAGTAGAAATATTTATGGTGATGTCTATGTCAAAGGCGATGCCTCAATCAGAGGAGTAATTTTGCATGGAACATTCTATATCGATGGAAACCTTATCCTTGGAGAAACTGGAGTCAATGACTTTATTTTTTCAGAGAATACCAGATTATATTATACAGGTACTTTAGTACATCACTTCAATGAACCATATCCACCTGAGGTTCAATATATTTTAGATAGATGTATACAAGATTCATCGGTCCCCGGATTCGACATGCCGGATCAGGATATTCCCTCCACAAAATCTGCTGACTGGTACGCAGCACGTGGGTATGTGTCAGAGAGTCCCTTGATAAGTAACATGAAGATTTATGCACCAAGTTATACAGGAGCGGTAAGTTGGTGGCCAAATCCTCCCCCATATGAAAATGTCATCATCATAGCCCATTCAGGGGATATTACAATTACAGGAGATGATAATGTGATTAAAGGTGTCTTCTTTGCACCAAACGGCAGGGTCACCTTTAACGGGGCAATCCTCGAAGGTGTCGTCATTGCCCGTGACGGGTTCTATGTAACGAGTGGCGGGACACAGGTCACCTTCAAGAACCTTGACCAGTACATCGGAGATCCGAATGATTATCCATTCTGA